The window GGCTCCCACTTACCCGTGTGCCCGACCATGTCGGCGTTCGCGTAATTCATCACGATCGCGTCGTACGTGCCGCCCTCGATCGCCCGCACGGCCGCGTCGGTTATCTCCGGCGCCCGCATCGCGGGTGCGAGATCGTAGGTCGGCACCGAGCGATCCGACGGAATCAGCACGCGGTCCTCGCCGTCGAATTGCTCTTCGCGCCCGCCGTTGAAGAAGTAGGTGACGTGCGCGTACTTCTCCGTCTCCGCGAGGCGAAGCTGGCGCAGCCCTTCGCGCGCGAGAATTTCGCCGAACGTGTCGTACTGCGGGCGAGGCCCGAAGAGCACCGGGTTCGTGTACGCCTCGTCGTATTTCGTCATCGTCGCGAAGAGCGGGTTTGCGTAGCGCTTCGATTCGAAGACGCCGAAGCCGTCGTCGAAATAGATCGTCGTTCCGGCGTCGAAGGCGGTCGTGAGCTGGCGCGCGCGGTCCGGCCGGAAGTTGAAGAAGATGAAGGCGTCGCCGTCCTCGATCGGACGCGCGGCGCCGACGATGGTCGGCAGGACGAACTCGTCGTCCTCGCCGCGCGCGTACGCGTCGCGCACCGCGGTCGCCGCGTCGGCAGCGCGATGCTCGGCGTTGCCGTTCGCGAGTAGATCGTAGGCACGCTGCGTGCGCTCCCAGCGCCGGTCGCGATCCATCGCGTAGAAGCGCCCCGTGACGCTCGCGATCGCCCCGCTGCGCCCGGCATCGCGGAGTCGCTCTTCCAGCCGCTCGACGAACCCGAGCGCGGAGCGCGGCGGCGTGTCGCGCCCGTCGAGAAAGCAGTGGATCGCGATCGGCGCGCCTGCGGCGACCGCCGCGTCGATCAGCGCGAAGAGATGGAGGATCGAGCTGTGCACGCAGCCGTCCGAGAGCAAACCCATGAGATGGAGCGTCCCGCCCGTCTTGGCAACGTGCGCCATCGCGCGCGCCAGCGTCTCGTTCTTGGCGAACTCTCCGTCGGCGATCGCGGCGTCGATCACCGTCACGCCCTGGGGAACGACCCGTCCGCTGCCGAGGTTCATGTGGCCGACCTCGCTATTCCCCATCACGCCCTTCGGCAAGCCGACGGCTTCGCCCGATGCGGCGAGCGTCGCGTGCGGATAGCGCTGCAGCAGGCCGTCCCAATGCGGCGTGCGCGCGGCCTCGATCGCGTTACCGCGCGTCTCGTCGCGGCAGCCCCATCCGTCGAGCACCGCGAGGACGATCGGACGGTAGCGCATGCTTACGCGAGCGCGGCGTTGGCGACGAGCGCCGCGAAGCCGTCGGGATCGAGCGAGGCGCCGCCGACGAGCCCGCCGTTGACGTTGGGCTGCGCCATGTAGGACGCGACGTTCCCCGCGTTCATGCTCCCGCCGTAGAGAATCGGGGTCGCGTCGAGACCGTCGAGGACGCCGCGAATCGCGGCCATCACGCGATCCGCCTCCGCCGGGTCGCAGTTCTCTCCGGTGCCGATCGCCCAGATCGGCTCGTATGCGATCGCGACGCGGCGCAGCTCGTCGCTCCGAACGCCCGCGAACGCCGCGCGAATCTGCGCGACGACGCGCTCGTCGGTGCGGCCGGCTTTGCGTTGCTCGAGCGTCTCTCCGACCGCGACGATCGGCGTCAGGCCTTGCTCGAGCGCGGTGCGCACCTTGCTGTTCACGCTTGCGTCGGTCTCGCCGCAGTGAGCGCGCCGCTCGGAGTGGCCGAGGATGACGTGCGTCACGCCGAATTCGATCAGCATCGGCGCGCTAACCTCGCCAGTGAACGCTCCCTGCAGCTCCCAATGCATCGTCTGTGCGCCGAGGCGCACGCGCGTGCCGCGGAGCATCACCTCTGCCGCAGGCAGCGACGGGAACGGCGGAGCGATCACGATCTCGATCTCGGCCGGAAGCGCGGGCGCTCTCACGAGGAAGCGTTCGAGATAGGCGACGGTATCCGCCGCCGTCTTGTGCATCTTCCAGTTGCCCGCCACGATCGTGCGGGGCCGCTTATCGCTCAAGCGCGGCGACCCCCGGCAGCGTCTTGCCTTCCAAGAACTCGAGCGTCGCGCCGCCGCCGGTCGAGACGAAGGTCGTCTTTGCGGCGAATCCGAGCAGATGCGCCGCGGCCGCCGCGTCTCCGCCGCCGACGACGCTCACCGCGCCGGCCGCGGTTGCCGCA is drawn from Candidatus Binatia bacterium and contains these coding sequences:
- the gpmI gene encoding 2,3-bisphosphoglycerate-independent phosphoglycerate mutase, encoding MRYRPIVLAVLDGWGCRDETRGNAIEAARTPHWDGLLQRYPHATLAASGEAVGLPKGVMGNSEVGHMNLGSGRVVPQGVTVIDAAIADGEFAKNETLARAMAHVAKTGGTLHLMGLLSDGCVHSSILHLFALIDAAVAAGAPIAIHCFLDGRDTPPRSALGFVERLEERLRDAGRSGAIASVTGRFYAMDRDRRWERTQRAYDLLANGNAEHRAADAATAVRDAYARGEDDEFVLPTIVGAARPIEDGDAFIFFNFRPDRARQLTTAFDAGTTIYFDDGFGVFESKRYANPLFATMTKYDEAYTNPVLFGPRPQYDTFGEILAREGLRQLRLAETEKYAHVTYFFNGGREEQFDGEDRVLIPSDRSVPTYDLAPAMRAPEITDAAVRAIEGGTYDAIVMNYANADMVGHTGKWEPTIEAIETIDACLGRLADAALRANALLAITADHGNAEEKIDADGNPLTAHTTNRVPFALVANGLRGSLASGGKLGDVAPTLLSILGLPIPERMTGKNLFTPS
- the tpiA gene encoding triose-phosphate isomerase: MSDKRPRTIVAGNWKMHKTAADTVAYLERFLVRAPALPAEIEIVIAPPFPSLPAAEVMLRGTRVRLGAQTMHWELQGAFTGEVSAPMLIEFGVTHVILGHSERRAHCGETDASVNSKVRTALEQGLTPIVAVGETLEQRKAGRTDERVVAQIRAAFAGVRSDELRRVAIAYEPIWAIGTGENCDPAEADRVMAAIRGVLDGLDATPILYGGSMNAGNVASYMAQPNVNGGLVGGASLDPDGFAALVANAALA